One window of the Eucalyptus grandis isolate ANBG69807.140 chromosome 8, ASM1654582v1, whole genome shotgun sequence genome contains the following:
- the LOC104456452 gene encoding uncharacterized protein LOC104456452, producing the protein MLSAALHPHHPRSLLESKPITHNQEAASPADKVKLKTIPSSFLIHGANACHPQIPKLRGKYRGSLPSSSKRCVKCSFNEGAAGENLSDGDQRLPSQQSPGFWSKWKVNSAEMSSKLAKLGLAAVLAYGLFDGVTYTTFFILAFLGYEKSTGKNPAANLQALLGIVILMWTGNNVTRPFRVAGAAALAPVIDEGLKKVQKYFNFPTPVYAFALVVSIVVSTCLTIVGLLILSRWGK; encoded by the exons ATGTTGTCCGCTGCTTTGCACCCCCATCATCCTCGGTCTCTGTTAGAATCGAAACCCATCACCCACAACCAAGAAGCTGCCTCCCCAGCTGATAAAGTCAAGCTCAAGACcatcccttcttctttcttgatccaTGGAGCGAACGCCTGCCATCCTCAGATACCGAAGCTGCGAGGCAAGTACCGTGGTTCTTTGCCCTCAAGTTCGAAACGTTGCGTCAAGTGCTCCTTCAATGAGGGAGCTGCAGGCGAAAATCTCTCGGATGGAGATCAGCGGTTGCCG AGCCAGCAGAGCCCAGGGTTTTGGAGCAAATGGAAG GTCAACTCAGCTGAAATGAGTTCCAAATTGGCAAAGCTTGGGCTTGCGGCAGTACTTGCTTATGGATTGTTCGATGGTGTTACATACACCACCTTCTTCATTCTTGCATTCCTTGGCTATGAGAAGAGCACGGGGAAGAATCCGGCAGCCAATCTTCAGGCGTTACTAGGG ATTGTCATATTGATGTGGACTGGTAACAATGTGACGAGGCCATTTCGAGTCGCTGGGGCGGCTGCGCTGGCACCTGTAATTGATGAAGGACTGAAAAAAGTCCAGAAGTATTTCAATTTCCCTACCCCTGTGTACGCCTTTGCACTGGTTGTGTCAATAGTGGTTTCGACATGTTTGACTATAGTGGGGTTGCTCATCCTATCAAGATGGGGAAAGTAA
- the LOC120286767 gene encoding uncharacterized protein LOC120286767 — MLRTRLLWFGLGFAATGAAISQLVWRDLWVDRYALSAEMKEKFDALEARISHLESVPSSESKPAQVEG; from the exons ATGTTGAGGACGAGGTTGCTGTGGTTCGGATTAGGGTTCGCAGCCACGGGCGCCGCGATTTCCCAATTGGTGTGGAGGGACCTCTGGGTCGATCGCTACGCCCTGTCCGCGGAG ATGAAGGAGAAGTTCGATGCATTGGAAGCGAGGATTTCGCACCTCGAGTCGGTCCCTTCGTCAGAGTCCAAACCTGCCCAG GTCGAAGGCTGA